CGTTGTCTGGCCGACCCGCCCCGAGGTACTCAACTCAAGCGTGGTCGTCGTGACAGCGCTCATCTTCTTCATCGTCTTCATCGCGATCATCGACTACGTCGTGGTCATTCCGCTGCTCGGCATCGTCTCGAAGATCGGCGGATAGCACATGGCGAAGAAGTGGTACGTGATCCACACCTACTCCGGCTACGAGAACAAGGTGAAGACCAATCTCCTTCACCGTATCCAGTCGATGGGCATGGACGAGAAGATCTTCAAGGTCGAGATCCCGACCGAGTCGGTCACCGACATCAAGGAGGGTGGCCGCCGCGTCACCTCCGAGAAGAAGGTCTTCCCGGGCTACATCATTGTTCAGATGGAACTCGACGATGAGTCGTGGTACGTGGTGCGCAATACGCCGGGCGTCACAGGGTTTGTCGGCTCGCAGGGCAAGCCGGTGCCGCTCTCTCGCGATGAGTTCCAGCGCATCATGAAGCGCACCGAGTCTGGCGGCGCCAAGCAGCGCACCTCAACGGACCTGGTCGAGGGGATGGGCGTCAAGGTCACCTCCGGTCCGTTTGTGGACTTCGATGGAACGATCTCTGAGGTCAACGCTGATGCGGGTAAGGTCAAGGTCATGGTTTCGATCTTCGGCCGAGAGACCCCAGTAGAGCTCGGCTTCGACCAGGTGGCGAAGCTGTAGAATTCGGAACCACCCGGTGCCCACGCGCCGAACCGGTTGTGGAGCCGGTTCGGAGCTTCTCGCTAAGAGGCGCCGTGCGGATAGATAGATGACAGCGGCTGGTTCCCGGCCGTGTGACACGAGGACGGTAGAAAGACTTATGGCCAAGAAGGTTGTCGGCTTCATCAAGCTGCAGATTCCGGGCGGCCAGGCCAACCCGGCCCCCCCGGTCGGTCCTGCGCTCGGTCAGCATCAGGTCAACATCATGCAGTTCTGCCAGGCGTTCAACGCTGCGACTGCAGACAAGATGGGCACCATCATCCCGGTCGAGATCAGCGTCTACGAGGATCGCTCGTTCACGTTCATCACGAAGACCCCGCCGGCGGCCATCCTGCTCAAGCAGGCCGCGGGCGTCGACACCGGTTCGGGTACCCCGAACCGTACCAAGGTCGCTCAGGTCACCAAGGCGCAGCTTCAGCAGATCGCCGAGACCAAGATGCCCGACTTGAACGCCAACGACATCGACGCCGCGATGAAGATCATCGCTGGCACCGCCCGCTCGATGGGCTTCGAGATCGTCGACTAGGTATTCGCACGCGCTCGTTCGTGGTGCATTCGGCGCCGCGTGATATGTGGGAGGGCCGGGCTGGCCCGCTGACCACGGAAGGAACGACACCATGCCCAAGCACGGGAAGCGCTATCGCGGCTCCGCCGCACAAATCGAGATCGGCAAGCTGCACACTCCGCTCGAGGCAACCAAGCTCGCGGCGGCGGTGACCACGGCCAAGTTCGACGAGACCGTCGAGGCCCACTTTCGGCTCGGCATCGACACTCGCCAGGCAGACCAGCAGGTCCGCGGCTCGGTGTCACTCCCGAACGGCACCGGCAAGACCGTCCGAGTCGCCGTGTTCGCCGACGGTGACAAGGCGCGTGAGGCTGAGGCCGCTGGGGCCGACGTCGTCGGCAGCGACGACCTCGTCGAGCGCATCCAGGGCGGCTTCCTGGACTTCGACGCCACCGTCGCGACTCCCGACCAGATGAGCAAGGTCGGCAAGCTCGGCAAGATCCTCGGTACCCGGGGCCTCATGCCGAACCCGAAACTCGGCACGGTCACGCAGGACGTCGCGCGTGTCGTCAAGGAGCTCAAGGCCGGTAAGGTCGAGTATCGCGCCGACAAGTTCGGTATCGCTCACGTCGGCATCGGCAAGGTCTCGTTCACGCCTCAGGCGCTGGTCGAGAACTACGGCTCCGTGCTCGACGAGATTCTTCGTGCCAAGCCCGCTGGCGCCAAGGGCAAGTACATCAAGTCGATCACCATCGCGACGACGATGGGCCCTGGCATCCCCGTCGACCCCAGCAAGGTTCGCGGCCTGCTCGACGAGGACGCCGAGTAGTACGCGTATCCGCTCTGCCCGTGGAACGCGCTTGACGCCACGGCGTCGAGTGCTCATACTCCGCGGCGCGTTGAAAACAGCACAGCACGACGATCCAACTGCCGAAGACAGCCGGTGCCCGGACGTACGGGTGTAATGGAGCGCGAGAGCGCTTCGCCTGCCGAGGTGGTCGTACGCACCGCTTGCGGTGCATGAGCTCAAATGCAGCTCGCGGCCCCCGCTGCTTCTCGGCGGGGGCCGCGTTTTCGTTTCTGGAACCTTCCGGGAGCGCGCGGCCCGCGCAGCGAGCCTCGAACATGAGGCTCGGACCGGGTCGCACGTGCTAAACGGAAAGGAGGTGTGTCTATGCCTACTGCTCAGAAAGAACAGCTCGTCGAGGAGATCAAGGATCGTTTCAACGATTCTGGTGCTGTGCTCCTCGCTGACTACCGTGGCTTGAGCGTAAAGGAGCTCCAGGAGCTCCGCGTCAAGCTTCGTGAGGCTGGTGCAGAGCTCACGGTCTACAAGAACTCGCTCACTGAGATCGCCATGCGCGAACTCGCTTTGCCGAGCATGACCGAGTACCTCGCCGGCCCGAGGCCCCGAGCTTGGCGCCGGGAGTGAAGTCGGCGATCACGAGGTCC
This Coriobacteriia bacterium DNA region includes the following protein-coding sequences:
- the secE gene encoding preprotein translocase subunit SecE; protein product: MAKATTADTATDKVVKTGKPGKAAPAAKPSFFARIAQYFRDVRAEMTRVVWPTRPEVLNSSVVVVTALIFFIVFIAIIDYVVVIPLLGIVSKIGG
- the nusG gene encoding transcription termination/antitermination protein NusG — its product is MAKKWYVIHTYSGYENKVKTNLLHRIQSMGMDEKIFKVEIPTESVTDIKEGGRRVTSEKKVFPGYIIVQMELDDESWYVVRNTPGVTGFVGSQGKPVPLSRDEFQRIMKRTESGGAKQRTSTDLVEGMGVKVTSGPFVDFDGTISEVNADAGKVKVMVSIFGRETPVELGFDQVAKL
- the rplK gene encoding 50S ribosomal protein L11, which produces MAKKVVGFIKLQIPGGQANPAPPVGPALGQHQVNIMQFCQAFNAATADKMGTIIPVEISVYEDRSFTFITKTPPAAILLKQAAGVDTGSGTPNRTKVAQVTKAQLQQIAETKMPDLNANDIDAAMKIIAGTARSMGFEIVD
- the rplA gene encoding 50S ribosomal protein L1; amino-acid sequence: MPKHGKRYRGSAAQIEIGKLHTPLEATKLAAAVTTAKFDETVEAHFRLGIDTRQADQQVRGSVSLPNGTGKTVRVAVFADGDKAREAEAAGADVVGSDDLVERIQGGFLDFDATVATPDQMSKVGKLGKILGTRGLMPNPKLGTVTQDVARVVKELKAGKVEYRADKFGIAHVGIGKVSFTPQALVENYGSVLDEILRAKPAGAKGKYIKSITIATTMGPGIPVDPSKVRGLLDEDAE
- a CDS encoding 50S ribosomal protein L10, coding for MPTAQKEQLVEEIKDRFNDSGAVLLADYRGLSVKELQELRVKLREAGAELTVYKNSLTEIAMRELALPSMTEYLAGPRPRAWRRE